The following coding sequences lie in one Crassostrea angulata isolate pt1a10 chromosome 10, ASM2561291v2, whole genome shotgun sequence genomic window:
- the LOC128166753 gene encoding uncharacterized protein LOC128166753 isoform X1: MDSAMVLTSLKTLVENVHKAIYADEHTWLIILVLVFLILIPLMLISKRWRKPVVNINDKRRENFEEWRKLVLRFGDFFDKRIRDFFRYKHIDIDKEDWDVSCEIVDRILKIVVSEMRKEAIKRFPGLAIGKTLRKQGSSREGLKVCDPLEFDVLLPFLLENVKTNNDAVFDNNGCIIPGLFKMRIMNPDKLPSWWRKCELVSEERGKTYINTSNFHKKVFASLLDQTREGINKVLKKLTENTNDEYAVVRSVISPSLKITIHVHSENGLKSFTNILGFLEDLYVRGEGFPVYKEIDLEIDLVPGILLSIDEFPKNMLNRNSFISCERYGVMKWVNKKNHHIPKQDGDLIWRNSTCGYEKCIFDIAQKNSSQLYVMTACRLLKWALRKVTSSTNNQLGSVLKSYHLKNLCFYCILFLTIPFERKRLSGVTEATGYFIEFIRLSLEAGNLPHFFHGNPCLSDIFPGSVFGEEKTKYNMFAMNSEETLVQARLGFKDFKRTLDGLYLERDQLDYKIIKLFACHLHLQ; this comes from the exons ATGG ATTCTGCAATGGTACTTACAAGTTTAAAGACTCTGGTGGAAAACGTCCACAAGGCGATATATGCAGATGAACACACTTGGTTGATTATACTTGTATTAGTTTTTCTGATACTTATCCCACTTATGCTGATTTCCAAAAG ATGGAGAAAACCTGTCGTTAATATCAATGACAAAAGAAgagaaaattttgaagaatgGAGAAAACTCGTCCTTCGATTTGGAGATTTTTTTGACAAAAGAATAAGGGATTTTTTCAGGTACAAACATATCGACATTGATAAAGAAGACTGGGATGTCAGTTGTGAAATTGTAGACAGGATTTTAAAGATCGTTGTGTCCGAGATGAGAAAAGAAGCAATCAAACGTTTTCCTGGACTTGCAATAGGAAAAACGCTTAGAAAACAAGGAAGCTCCAGGGAGGGTTTAAAAGTCTGTGATCCACTGGAATTTGATGTACTTTTACCATTTCTTTTGGAAAATGTCAAAACGAACAATGATGCCGTCTTTGACAACAATGGGTGTATTATACCCGGTCTTTTCAAGATGAGGATAATGAATCCTGACAAGCTTCCTTCGTGGTGGAGAAAATGCGAGTTGGTCTCCGAAGAACGGggaaaaacatatataaacacaagtaattttcataaaaaggtGTTTGCTTCCCTTCTCGATCAAACAAGGGAAGGAATTAATAAAGTGCTGAAAAAATTGACCGAAAATACAAATGACGAGTATGCTGTGGTCCGGAGTGTCATTTCTCCTAGCTTAAAAATAACTATTCATGTACATAGTGAAAATGGGTTAAAAAGTTTCACAAATATTCTCGGGTTTTTGGAAGACCTGTATGTACGTGGAGAAGGGTTTCCTGTATATAAAGAAATAGACCTCGAAATTGATCTAGTACCTGGTATTTTGTTATCAATTGACGAATTTCccaaaaatatgcttaatcGAAATAGTTTCATTTCTTGTGAACGATACGGAGTCATGAAGTGGGTAAATAAAAAGAATCACCATATTCCTAAACAAGATGGAGATCTCATTTGGCGTAATTCAACATGTGGTTACGAGAAGTGTATATTTGATATCGCTCAGAAAAATTCGAGTCAACTTTATGTAATGACAGCTTGTAGATTGCTGAAGTGGGCACTAAGAAAAGTTACATCAAGTACAAACAATCAACTCGGCAGTGTGCTAAAATCCTACCATCTGAAAAAcctttgtttttattgtattttgtttttgacgATACCATTTGAGCGAAAAAGACTTTCTGGTGTAACGGAGGCAACTGGATACTTCATCGAATTTATTCGACTTAGTCTTGAAGCTGGAAATCTGCCGCACTTTTTCCATGGGAATCCCTGTCTTAGTGATATATTTCCTGGTTCTGTATTTGgtgaagagaaaacaaagtacAACATGTTTGCTATGAACAGTGAAGAAACATTGGTTCAGGCACGGTTGGGATTTAAGGATTTCAAGCGAACATTAGACGGTCTATACCTGGAAAGAGATCAGCTAGACTACAAGATAATCAAACTCTTTGCTTGCCATTTGCACCTTCAATAA
- the LOC128166753 gene encoding uncharacterized protein LOC128166753 isoform X2, producing MVLTSLKTLVENVHKAIYADEHTWLIILVLVFLILIPLMLISKRWRKPVVNINDKRRENFEEWRKLVLRFGDFFDKRIRDFFRYKHIDIDKEDWDVSCEIVDRILKIVVSEMRKEAIKRFPGLAIGKTLRKQGSSREGLKVCDPLEFDVLLPFLLENVKTNNDAVFDNNGCIIPGLFKMRIMNPDKLPSWWRKCELVSEERGKTYINTSNFHKKVFASLLDQTREGINKVLKKLTENTNDEYAVVRSVISPSLKITIHVHSENGLKSFTNILGFLEDLYVRGEGFPVYKEIDLEIDLVPGILLSIDEFPKNMLNRNSFISCERYGVMKWVNKKNHHIPKQDGDLIWRNSTCGYEKCIFDIAQKNSSQLYVMTACRLLKWALRKVTSSTNNQLGSVLKSYHLKNLCFYCILFLTIPFERKRLSGVTEATGYFIEFIRLSLEAGNLPHFFHGNPCLSDIFPGSVFGEEKTKYNMFAMNSEETLVQARLGFKDFKRTLDGLYLERDQLDYKIIKLFACHLHLQ from the exons ATGGTACTTACAAGTTTAAAGACTCTGGTGGAAAACGTCCACAAGGCGATATATGCAGATGAACACACTTGGTTGATTATACTTGTATTAGTTTTTCTGATACTTATCCCACTTATGCTGATTTCCAAAAG ATGGAGAAAACCTGTCGTTAATATCAATGACAAAAGAAgagaaaattttgaagaatgGAGAAAACTCGTCCTTCGATTTGGAGATTTTTTTGACAAAAGAATAAGGGATTTTTTCAGGTACAAACATATCGACATTGATAAAGAAGACTGGGATGTCAGTTGTGAAATTGTAGACAGGATTTTAAAGATCGTTGTGTCCGAGATGAGAAAAGAAGCAATCAAACGTTTTCCTGGACTTGCAATAGGAAAAACGCTTAGAAAACAAGGAAGCTCCAGGGAGGGTTTAAAAGTCTGTGATCCACTGGAATTTGATGTACTTTTACCATTTCTTTTGGAAAATGTCAAAACGAACAATGATGCCGTCTTTGACAACAATGGGTGTATTATACCCGGTCTTTTCAAGATGAGGATAATGAATCCTGACAAGCTTCCTTCGTGGTGGAGAAAATGCGAGTTGGTCTCCGAAGAACGGggaaaaacatatataaacacaagtaattttcataaaaaggtGTTTGCTTCCCTTCTCGATCAAACAAGGGAAGGAATTAATAAAGTGCTGAAAAAATTGACCGAAAATACAAATGACGAGTATGCTGTGGTCCGGAGTGTCATTTCTCCTAGCTTAAAAATAACTATTCATGTACATAGTGAAAATGGGTTAAAAAGTTTCACAAATATTCTCGGGTTTTTGGAAGACCTGTATGTACGTGGAGAAGGGTTTCCTGTATATAAAGAAATAGACCTCGAAATTGATCTAGTACCTGGTATTTTGTTATCAATTGACGAATTTCccaaaaatatgcttaatcGAAATAGTTTCATTTCTTGTGAACGATACGGAGTCATGAAGTGGGTAAATAAAAAGAATCACCATATTCCTAAACAAGATGGAGATCTCATTTGGCGTAATTCAACATGTGGTTACGAGAAGTGTATATTTGATATCGCTCAGAAAAATTCGAGTCAACTTTATGTAATGACAGCTTGTAGATTGCTGAAGTGGGCACTAAGAAAAGTTACATCAAGTACAAACAATCAACTCGGCAGTGTGCTAAAATCCTACCATCTGAAAAAcctttgtttttattgtattttgtttttgacgATACCATTTGAGCGAAAAAGACTTTCTGGTGTAACGGAGGCAACTGGATACTTCATCGAATTTATTCGACTTAGTCTTGAAGCTGGAAATCTGCCGCACTTTTTCCATGGGAATCCCTGTCTTAGTGATATATTTCCTGGTTCTGTATTTGgtgaagagaaaacaaagtacAACATGTTTGCTATGAACAGTGAAGAAACATTGGTTCAGGCACGGTTGGGATTTAAGGATTTCAAGCGAACATTAGACGGTCTATACCTGGAAAGAGATCAGCTAGACTACAAGATAATCAAACTCTTTGCTTGCCATTTGCACCTTCAATAA
- the LOC128166753 gene encoding uncharacterized protein LOC128166753 isoform X3: MVLDTDKNIWDMIELAIQVICILVVLMLICKTKHREAVRLVRSSLSEDFKEEWRKPVYHFGIKDKGIKDFFKKERIDFNQDDWDVSCEIVDRILKIVACEMRKAANKRFPGLVLSGTLKKQGSSREGLKVCDPLEFDVLLPFHLENVQTRNDVVFDRYGCIIPGLFKMEIINPEKLPLRWRKCELLSCVQEKVYINTSHFQKKVFASLLDQIRGDINKRLKIWTENSINKQFKMVRQVNSPNLKLKLKICSQNGLIDFKNGLYLLEQQCSLHSLNVNQIDLEIDLVPSILQSAEQFPSTLLNEKGSIPCERYGVLKWVNKRNDHIPKENGDLIWRSSTCGYEKCIFDIAQKNPSQLYVMTACRLLKWALRNVANNQLGSVIGSYHLKNLCMYCILFLTIPSEQNRLSGVTEAMGYFIEFIRISLEAKYLPYFFFGNPYLHDMIPGCTFGTERATYNMFAKNSATTLIHARLGFMKLTRKLHGLYMKRGQLDKKKIKLFAGLLRRQ, from the exons ATGGTGTTGGATAcagataaaaacatttgggataTGATAGAACTCGCCATACAAGTCATATGTATTCTGGTAGTACTAATGTTAATATGCAAAACTAAGCACAGGGAAGCAGTGCGTTTGGTTag ATCATCACTTTCGGAGGATTTCAAAGAGGAGTGGAGAAAGCCAGTCTATCATTTTGGAATTAAAGACAAAGGAATAAaggatttctttaaaaaagaacgTATAGACTTTAATCAAGACGACTGGGATGTAAGTTGTGAAATTGTAGacaggattttaaaaatcgttgCTTGTGAAATGAGAAAAGCGGCAAACAAACGTTTTCCTGGACTTGTTCTATCAGGAACGTTAAAAAAACAAGGAAGTTCAAGGGAAGGTTTAAAGGTTTGTGACCCATTGGAATTCGATGTACTTTTACCTTTTCATTTGGAAAATGTTCAGACGAGAAATGATGTCGTCTTTGACAGATATGGTTGTATTATTCCCGGGCTTTTTAAGATGGAGATTATAAATCCTGAGAAGCTTCCATTGCGGTGGAGAAAATGCGAATTGCTTTCTTGTGTACAggaaaaagtatatataaacacaagTCATTTTCAGAAGAAAGTGTTTGCTTCCCTTCTCGATCAAATCAGAGGCGACATTAATAAACGCTTGAAAATATGGACAGAAAATTCCATAAACAAGCAGTTTAAAATGGTGCGACAAGTCAATTCCCCTaacttgaaattaaaattaaagatttgtaGTCAAAATGGATTAATAGATTTCAAGAATGGTTTATATCTTTTGGAACAACAGTGCTCATTACAttctttaaatgttaatcaaatAGACCTTGAAATTGACTTAGTTCCCAGTATTTTACAGTCTGCTGAACAATTCCCAAGTacattgttaaatgaaaaaggTTCCATACCTTGTGAACGATACGGAGTATTGAAGTGGGTCAATAAAAGGAATGATCATATTCCGAAAGAAAATGGAGATCTTATTTGGCGCAGTTCAACGTGCGGTTATGAAAAGTGTATATTTGATATCGCTCAGAAAAATCCGAGTCAACTTTATGTAATGACAGCATGTAGACTGCTGAAGTGGGCATTACGAAACGTTGCAAACAATCAACTCGGTAGTGTGATAGGATCCTACCATCTGAAAAACCTTTGTATGTATTGTATCTTGTTTTTGACGATACCTTCTGAGCAAAATCGCCTTTCCGGTGTAACGGAGGCAATGGGATATTTCATCGAATTTATCCGAATCAGTCTTGAAGCTAAATACCTCCCGTATTTTTTCTTTGGTAATCCGTATCTCCATGACATGATTCCTGGCTGTACATTTGGTACCGAAAGGGCGACGTACAACATGTTTGCTAAGAACAGTGCGACGACGCTTATCCATGCACGGTTAGGATTTATGAAACTGACGCGAAAATTACACGGTCTATACATGAAACGAGGGCAGCTAGacaagaagaaaataaaactcTTTGCTGGTCTTTTACGACGTCAATGA